In Mugil cephalus isolate CIBA_MC_2020 chromosome 20, CIBA_Mcephalus_1.1, whole genome shotgun sequence, the following are encoded in one genomic region:
- the usp7 gene encoding ubiquitin carboxyl-terminal hydrolase 7 isoform X1, producing MNHHHHTQQQQQQQKAGEQQLSEPEDMEMEAGDTDDPPRIPANPVINGNVAMADGHNNTEEDMEDDTSWRSEATFRFVVERFSRLSESVLSPSCFVRNLPWKIMVMPRFYPDRPHQKSVGFFLQCNAESDSTSWSCHAQAMLKIINYKDDEKSFSRRISHLFFHKENDWGFSNFMSWSDVTDPERGFVDDDKVTFEVYVQADAPHGVAWDSKKHTGYVGLKNQGATCYMNSLLQTLFFTNQLRRAVYMMPTEGDDSSKSVPLALQRVFYELQHSDKPVGTKKLTKSFGWETLDSFMQHDVQELCRVLLDNVENKMKGTCVEGTIPKLFRGKMVSYIQCKHVDYRSERIEDYYDIQLSIKGKKNIFESFKDYVATEQLDGDNKYDAGEHGLQEAEKGVKFLTFPPILHLQLMRFMYDPQTDQNIKINDRFEFPDQLPLDEFLQKPDSKDPANYILHAVLVHSGDNHGGHYVVYLNPKGDGKVSVKEPIWCKFDDDVVSRCTKEEAIEHNYGGHDDDLSVRHCTNAYMLVYIRESKLSEVLQPMTDVDIPQQLVERLQEEKRVEAQKRKERQEAHLYMQVQMVTEDQFCGHQGNDMYDEEKVKYTVFKVLKSSTLQEFVQNLSQTMGFPQDQMRLWPMQARSNGTKRPAMLDYEADCNKSMINLSDNENPWTIFLETVDPEMAASGATLPKFDKDHDVMLFLKMYDPKTRSLNYCGHIYTPISCKIRDLLPVMCERAGFQQETNLILYEEVKPNLTERIQDYDVSLDKALDELMDGDIIVFQKDDPENDSSELPTAKDYFRDLYHRVDVIFCDKTIHNDPGFVVTLSNRMNYFQVAKTVAQRLNTDPMLLQFFKSQGDGPGNPLRHNYEGTLRELLQFFKPRQPKKLYYQQLKMKITDFENRRSFKSIWLNSQFREEEITLYPDKHGCVRDLLEECKKAVELSEKGSEKLRLLEIVSYKIIGVHQEDELLECLSPAASRTFRIEEIPLDQVDLDKDSEMLIPVAHFHKEVFGTFGIPFLLKIRQGESFREVMRRIQSMLDIQEKEFEKFKFAIVMMGRHQYITEDEYEVNLKDFEPQPGNMSHPRPWLGLDHFNKAPKRGRYTYLEKAIKIHN from the exons CTGGAGACACAGACGACCCTCCAAGAATCCCGGCCAACCCAGTGATCAACGGTAATGTGGCCATGGCAGAtggacacaacaacacagaggaggacatggaggatg ACACCAGCTGGCGGTCGGAGGCCACCTTCCGGTTTGTTGTGGAGCGCTTCAGCCGCCTGAGCGAGTCGGTGCTCAGCCCGTCCTGCTTCGTCCGGAACCTTCCCTGGAAGATCATGGTGATGCCGCGCTTCTACCCGGACCGGCCGCACCAGAAGAGCGTCGGCTTCTTCCTACAGTGCAACGCAGAGTCAGACTCCAC GTCATGGTCCTGCCACGCTCAGGCCATGCTCAAGATCATCAACTACAAAGACGATGAGAAGTCGTTCAGCCGCCGGATCAGTCACCTGTTCTTCCACAAAGAGAACGACTGGGGCTTCTCCAACTTCATGTCCTGGAGC gacGTGACTGATCCAGAAAGGGGCTTCGTTGATGACGACAAAGTCACATTTGAAGTCTACGTCCAGGCGGACGCTCCACACGGTGTCGC CTGGGACTCGAAGAAACACACGGGCTACGTCGGACTCAAGAACCAGGGAGCCACCTGCTACATGAACAGCCTGCTACAGACGCTCTTCTTCACTAACCAGCTACGACGG GCGGTGTACATGATGCCGACAGAAGGCGACGACTCATCGAAGAGCGTCCCCCTGGCGCTGCAGAGGGTTTTCTACGAGCTGCAGCACAGCGACAAACCAGTCGGCACCAAGAAACTCACCAAGTCCTTCGG GTGGGAAACACTAGACAGCTTCATGCAGCACGACGTTCAGGAGCTGTGCAGAGTG CTCCTGGACAACGTGGAGAACAAGATGAAAGGCACATGTGTGGAGGGAACCATCCCCAAGCTCTTCAGAGGAAAGATGGTG tcttATATCCAGTGTAAACATGTGGACTACCGGTCTGAGCGAATAGAGGACTACTATGACATCCAGCTGAGcataaaaggaaagaagaaca TCTTTGAGTCTTTCAAAGACTACGTGGCGACCGAGCAGTTAGACGGAGACAACAAATACGACGCAGGAGAGCACGGCCTTCAG GAAGCTGAAAAGGGAGTGAAGTTCCTCACCTTCCCTCCCATCCTTCACCTGCAGCTGATGAGGTTCATGTAcgacccccagaccgaccaaaaCATCAAGATTAACGACCG gtTTGAGTTTCCCGATCAGTTACCTCTGGACGAGTTCCTCCAGAAGCCGGACTCCAAGGACCCGGCCAACTACATCCTCCACGCCGTGCTGGTGCACAGCGGCGATAACCACGGCGGTCACTACGTCGTCTATCTCAACCCCAAAGGAGACGGCAAAGTGAGTGTCAAGGAGCCAATC TGGTGTAAGTTCGATGATGACGTGGTGTCTCGATGCACCAAGGAGGAGGCCATCGAACACAACTACGGTGGCCATGATGACGACCTCTCAGTCCGTCACTGCACCAACGCCTACATGTTGGTTTACATCCGGGAGTCCAAGCTCA GTGAGGTTCTGCAGCCGATGACGGACGTGGACATTCCCCAGCAGCTGGTGGAGcgtctgcaggaggagaagagggtgGAGGCTCAGAAGAGGAAGGAGCGCCAAGAGGCTCACCTGTACATGCAGGTCCAG atggTGACAGAGGACCAGTTCTGTGGTCATCAGGGCAACGACATGTACGACGAGGAGAAGGTGAAATACACCGTCTTCAAGGTCCTGAAGAGCTCCACGCTGCAGGAGTTTGTCCAGAACTTGTCCCAGACCATG GGCTTCCCACAGGACCAGATGAGGCTGTGGCCCATGCAGGCTCGCAGCAACGGAACCAAGCGACCCGCCATGCTGGACTACGAGGCCGACTGCAACAAGTCG ATGATTAACTTGAGTGACAACGAGAATCCCTGGACAATATTTCTGGAGACGGTGGATCCAGAGATGGCCGCCAGCGGAGCCACATTACCCAAGTTTGACAAAGACC atgatgtcatgttgtttttgaAGATGTACGACCCCAAAACCAGAAGCTTAAATTATTGTGGACATATCTACACACCTATATCCTGCAAAATAA GAGATCTGCTGCCGGTCATGTGTGAGAGAGCAGGCTTCCAGCAGGAAACTAACCTTATCCTCTATGAG GAAGTAAAGCCCAACCTAACGGAGCGGATACAGGACTACGACGTCTCTCTGGACAAGGCCCTGGACGAGCTCATGGACGGGGACATCATTGTCTTCCAGAA GGACGACCCAGAGAACGACAGCAGTGAGCTGCCCACGGCCAAGGACTACTTCCGGGACCTGTACCACCGGGTGGACGTGATCTTCTGTGATAAGACCATCCACAACGACCCCGGCTTCGTGGTGACGCTGTCCAACAGGATGAACTACTTTCAG GTGGCGAAGACGGTGGCTCAGAGGCTGAACACGGACCCGATGCTGCTGCAGTTCTTCAAGTCCCAGGG GGACGGTCCAGGGAATCCTCTCAGACACAACTATGAGGGAACGCTGCGGGAACTGCTGCAGTTCTTCAAGCCTCGGCAGCCCAAGAAGCTGTACTACCAGCAG TTAAAGATGAAGATAACAGACTTTGAGAACAGGAGGAGTTTTAAATCCATATGGCTCAACAGTCAGTTCAGAGAGGAG GAAATCACCCTGTACCCGGACAAACATGGCTGCGTGCGGGACCTGCTGGAGGAATGTAAAAAGGCCGTGGAGTTGTCTGAAAAAGGTTCTGAGAAGCTCAG GCTCTTAGAGATAGTAAGCTATAAAATCATCGGGGTTCATCAGGAGGACGAGCTGCTAGAATGTTTATCTCCTGCTGCCAGCCGCACCTTCAGAATAGAG GAGATTCCTCTGGACCAGGTGGACTTGGACAAAGACAGTGAGATGTTGATTCCTGTCGCTCATTTCCATAAAGAAGTGTTTGGCACCTTCGGGattcccttcctcctgaagaTCCgacag GGTGAGTCATTTCGGGAGGTGATGAGGAGGATCCAGAGCATGTTGGACATTCAGGAGAAGGAGTTTGAGAAG TTCAAGTTTGCCATAGTGATGATGGGGCGGCATCAGTACATCACTGAAGACGAGTACGAGGTCAACCTGAAGGACTTTGAACCACAGCCAG GTAACATGTCTCACCCGCGGCCCTGGCTCGGCCTGGACCACTTCAACAAAGCTCCAAAGAGAGGTCGCTACACCTACCTGGAGAAAGCAATCAAGATCCACAACTAG
- the usp7 gene encoding ubiquitin carboxyl-terminal hydrolase 7 isoform X4 codes for MNHHHHTQQQQQQQKAGEQQLSEPEDMEMEAGDTDDPPRIPANPVINGNVAMADGHNNTEEDMEDDTSWRSEATFRFVVERFSRLSESVLSPSCFVRNLPWKIMVMPRFYPDRPHQKSVGFFLQCNAESDSTSWSCHAQAMLKIINYKDDEKSFSRRISHLFFHKENDWGFSNFMSWSDVTDPERGFVDDDKVTFEVYVQADAPHGVAWDSKKHTGYVGLKNQGATCYMNSLLQTLFFTNQLRRAVYMMPTEGDDSSKSVPLALQRVFYELQHSDKPVGTKKLTKSFGWETLDSFMQHDVQELCRVLLDNVENKMKGTCVEGTIPKLFRGKMVSYIQCKHVDYRSERIEDYYDIQLSIKGKKNIFESFKDYVATEQLDGDNKYDAGEHGLQEAEKGVKFLTFPPILHLQLMRFMYDPQTDQNIKINDRFEFPDQLPLDEFLQKPDSKDPANYILHAVLVHSGDNHGGHYVVYLNPKGDGKVSVKEPIWCKFDDDVVSRCTKEEAIEHNYGGHDDDLSVRHCTNAYMLVYIRESKLSEVLQPMTDVDIPQQLVERLQEEKRVEAQKRKERQEAHLYMQVQMVTEDQFCGHQGNDMYDEEKVKYTVFKVLKSSTLQEFVQNLSQTMGFPQDQMRLWPMQARSNGTKRPAMLDYEADCNKSMINLSDNENPWTIFLETVDPEMAASGATLPKFDKDHDVMLFLKMYDPKTRSLNYCGHIYTPISCKIRDLLPVMCERAGFQQETNLILYEEVKPNLTERIQDYDVSLDKALDELMDGDIIVFQKDDPENDSSELPTAKDYFRDLYHRVDVIFCDKTIHNDPGFVVTLSNRMNYFQVAKTVAQRLNTDPMLLQFFKSQGYRDGPGNPLRHNYEGTLRELLQFFKPRQPKKLYYQQLKMKITDFENRRSFKSIWLNSQFREEEITLYPDKHGCVRDLLEECKKAVELSEKGSEKLRLLEIVSYKIIGVHQEDELLECLSPAASRTFRIEEIPLDQVDLDKDSEMLIPVAHFHKEVFGTFGIPFLLKIRQGESFREVMRRIQSMLDIQEKEFEKFKFAIVMMGRHQYITEDEYEVNLKDFEPQPGNMSHPRPWLGLDHFNKAPKRGRYTYLEKAIKIHN; via the exons CTGGAGACACAGACGACCCTCCAAGAATCCCGGCCAACCCAGTGATCAACGGTAATGTGGCCATGGCAGAtggacacaacaacacagaggaggacatggaggatg ACACCAGCTGGCGGTCGGAGGCCACCTTCCGGTTTGTTGTGGAGCGCTTCAGCCGCCTGAGCGAGTCGGTGCTCAGCCCGTCCTGCTTCGTCCGGAACCTTCCCTGGAAGATCATGGTGATGCCGCGCTTCTACCCGGACCGGCCGCACCAGAAGAGCGTCGGCTTCTTCCTACAGTGCAACGCAGAGTCAGACTCCAC GTCATGGTCCTGCCACGCTCAGGCCATGCTCAAGATCATCAACTACAAAGACGATGAGAAGTCGTTCAGCCGCCGGATCAGTCACCTGTTCTTCCACAAAGAGAACGACTGGGGCTTCTCCAACTTCATGTCCTGGAGC gacGTGACTGATCCAGAAAGGGGCTTCGTTGATGACGACAAAGTCACATTTGAAGTCTACGTCCAGGCGGACGCTCCACACGGTGTCGC CTGGGACTCGAAGAAACACACGGGCTACGTCGGACTCAAGAACCAGGGAGCCACCTGCTACATGAACAGCCTGCTACAGACGCTCTTCTTCACTAACCAGCTACGACGG GCGGTGTACATGATGCCGACAGAAGGCGACGACTCATCGAAGAGCGTCCCCCTGGCGCTGCAGAGGGTTTTCTACGAGCTGCAGCACAGCGACAAACCAGTCGGCACCAAGAAACTCACCAAGTCCTTCGG GTGGGAAACACTAGACAGCTTCATGCAGCACGACGTTCAGGAGCTGTGCAGAGTG CTCCTGGACAACGTGGAGAACAAGATGAAAGGCACATGTGTGGAGGGAACCATCCCCAAGCTCTTCAGAGGAAAGATGGTG tcttATATCCAGTGTAAACATGTGGACTACCGGTCTGAGCGAATAGAGGACTACTATGACATCCAGCTGAGcataaaaggaaagaagaaca TCTTTGAGTCTTTCAAAGACTACGTGGCGACCGAGCAGTTAGACGGAGACAACAAATACGACGCAGGAGAGCACGGCCTTCAG GAAGCTGAAAAGGGAGTGAAGTTCCTCACCTTCCCTCCCATCCTTCACCTGCAGCTGATGAGGTTCATGTAcgacccccagaccgaccaaaaCATCAAGATTAACGACCG gtTTGAGTTTCCCGATCAGTTACCTCTGGACGAGTTCCTCCAGAAGCCGGACTCCAAGGACCCGGCCAACTACATCCTCCACGCCGTGCTGGTGCACAGCGGCGATAACCACGGCGGTCACTACGTCGTCTATCTCAACCCCAAAGGAGACGGCAAAGTGAGTGTCAAGGAGCCAATC TGGTGTAAGTTCGATGATGACGTGGTGTCTCGATGCACCAAGGAGGAGGCCATCGAACACAACTACGGTGGCCATGATGACGACCTCTCAGTCCGTCACTGCACCAACGCCTACATGTTGGTTTACATCCGGGAGTCCAAGCTCA GTGAGGTTCTGCAGCCGATGACGGACGTGGACATTCCCCAGCAGCTGGTGGAGcgtctgcaggaggagaagagggtgGAGGCTCAGAAGAGGAAGGAGCGCCAAGAGGCTCACCTGTACATGCAGGTCCAG atggTGACAGAGGACCAGTTCTGTGGTCATCAGGGCAACGACATGTACGACGAGGAGAAGGTGAAATACACCGTCTTCAAGGTCCTGAAGAGCTCCACGCTGCAGGAGTTTGTCCAGAACTTGTCCCAGACCATG GGCTTCCCACAGGACCAGATGAGGCTGTGGCCCATGCAGGCTCGCAGCAACGGAACCAAGCGACCCGCCATGCTGGACTACGAGGCCGACTGCAACAAGTCG ATGATTAACTTGAGTGACAACGAGAATCCCTGGACAATATTTCTGGAGACGGTGGATCCAGAGATGGCCGCCAGCGGAGCCACATTACCCAAGTTTGACAAAGACC atgatgtcatgttgtttttgaAGATGTACGACCCCAAAACCAGAAGCTTAAATTATTGTGGACATATCTACACACCTATATCCTGCAAAATAA GAGATCTGCTGCCGGTCATGTGTGAGAGAGCAGGCTTCCAGCAGGAAACTAACCTTATCCTCTATGAG GAAGTAAAGCCCAACCTAACGGAGCGGATACAGGACTACGACGTCTCTCTGGACAAGGCCCTGGACGAGCTCATGGACGGGGACATCATTGTCTTCCAGAA GGACGACCCAGAGAACGACAGCAGTGAGCTGCCCACGGCCAAGGACTACTTCCGGGACCTGTACCACCGGGTGGACGTGATCTTCTGTGATAAGACCATCCACAACGACCCCGGCTTCGTGGTGACGCTGTCCAACAGGATGAACTACTTTCAG GTGGCGAAGACGGTGGCTCAGAGGCTGAACACGGACCCGATGCTGCTGCAGTTCTTCAAGTCCCAGGG GTACAGGGACGGTCCAGGGAATCCTCTCAGACACAACTATGAGGGAACGCTGCGGGAACTGCTGCAGTTCTTCAAGCCTCGGCAGCCCAAGAAGCTGTACTACCAGCAG TTAAAGATGAAGATAACAGACTTTGAGAACAGGAGGAGTTTTAAATCCATATGGCTCAACAGTCAGTTCAGAGAGGAG GAAATCACCCTGTACCCGGACAAACATGGCTGCGTGCGGGACCTGCTGGAGGAATGTAAAAAGGCCGTGGAGTTGTCTGAAAAAGGTTCTGAGAAGCTCAG GCTCTTAGAGATAGTAAGCTATAAAATCATCGGGGTTCATCAGGAGGACGAGCTGCTAGAATGTTTATCTCCTGCTGCCAGCCGCACCTTCAGAATAGAG GAGATTCCTCTGGACCAGGTGGACTTGGACAAAGACAGTGAGATGTTGATTCCTGTCGCTCATTTCCATAAAGAAGTGTTTGGCACCTTCGGGattcccttcctcctgaagaTCCgacag GGTGAGTCATTTCGGGAGGTGATGAGGAGGATCCAGAGCATGTTGGACATTCAGGAGAAGGAGTTTGAGAAG TTCAAGTTTGCCATAGTGATGATGGGGCGGCATCAGTACATCACTGAAGACGAGTACGAGGTCAACCTGAAGGACTTTGAACCACAGCCAG GTAACATGTCTCACCCGCGGCCCTGGCTCGGCCTGGACCACTTCAACAAAGCTCCAAAGAGAGGTCGCTACACCTACCTGGAGAAAGCAATCAAGATCCACAACTAG
- the usp7 gene encoding ubiquitin carboxyl-terminal hydrolase 7 isoform X2, translating to MNHHHHTQQQQQQQKAGEQQLSEPEDMEMEAGDTDDPPRIPANPVINGNVAMADGHNNTEEDMEDDTSWRSEATFRFVVERFSRLSESVLSPSCFVRNLPWKIMVMPRFYPDRPHQKSVGFFLQCNAESDSTSWSCHAQAMLKIINYKDDEKSFSRRISHLFFHKENDWGFSNFMSWSDVTDPERGFVDDDKVTFEVYVQADAPHGVAWDSKKHTGYVGLKNQGATCYMNSLLQTLFFTNQLRRAVYMMPTEGDDSSKSVPLALQRVFYELQHSDKPVGTKKLTKSFGWETLDSFMQHDVQELCRVLLDNVENKMKGTCVEGTIPKLFRGKMVSYIQCKHVDYRSERIEDYYDIQLSIKGKKNIFESFKDYVATEQLDGDNKYDAGEHGLQEAEKGVKFLTFPPILHLQLMRFMYDPQTDQNIKINDRFEFPDQLPLDEFLQKPDSKDPANYILHAVLVHSGDNHGGHYVVYLNPKGDGKWCKFDDDVVSRCTKEEAIEHNYGGHDDDLSVRHCTNAYMLVYIRESKLSEVLQPMTDVDIPQQLVERLQEEKRVEAQKRKERQEAHLYMQVQMVTEDQFCGHQGNDMYDEEKVKYTVFKVLKSSTLQEFVQNLSQTMGFPQDQMRLWPMQARSNGTKRPAMLDYEADCNKSMINLSDNENPWTIFLETVDPEMAASGATLPKFDKDHDVMLFLKMYDPKTRSLNYCGHIYTPISCKIRDLLPVMCERAGFQQETNLILYEEVKPNLTERIQDYDVSLDKALDELMDGDIIVFQKDDPENDSSELPTAKDYFRDLYHRVDVIFCDKTIHNDPGFVVTLSNRMNYFQVAKTVAQRLNTDPMLLQFFKSQGYRDGPGNPLRHNYEGTLRELLQFFKPRQPKKLYYQQLKMKITDFENRRSFKSIWLNSQFREEEITLYPDKHGCVRDLLEECKKAVELSEKGSEKLRLLEIVSYKIIGVHQEDELLECLSPAASRTFRIEEIPLDQVDLDKDSEMLIPVAHFHKEVFGTFGIPFLLKIRQGESFREVMRRIQSMLDIQEKEFEKFKFAIVMMGRHQYITEDEYEVNLKDFEPQPGNMSHPRPWLGLDHFNKAPKRGRYTYLEKAIKIHN from the exons CTGGAGACACAGACGACCCTCCAAGAATCCCGGCCAACCCAGTGATCAACGGTAATGTGGCCATGGCAGAtggacacaacaacacagaggaggacatggaggatg ACACCAGCTGGCGGTCGGAGGCCACCTTCCGGTTTGTTGTGGAGCGCTTCAGCCGCCTGAGCGAGTCGGTGCTCAGCCCGTCCTGCTTCGTCCGGAACCTTCCCTGGAAGATCATGGTGATGCCGCGCTTCTACCCGGACCGGCCGCACCAGAAGAGCGTCGGCTTCTTCCTACAGTGCAACGCAGAGTCAGACTCCAC GTCATGGTCCTGCCACGCTCAGGCCATGCTCAAGATCATCAACTACAAAGACGATGAGAAGTCGTTCAGCCGCCGGATCAGTCACCTGTTCTTCCACAAAGAGAACGACTGGGGCTTCTCCAACTTCATGTCCTGGAGC gacGTGACTGATCCAGAAAGGGGCTTCGTTGATGACGACAAAGTCACATTTGAAGTCTACGTCCAGGCGGACGCTCCACACGGTGTCGC CTGGGACTCGAAGAAACACACGGGCTACGTCGGACTCAAGAACCAGGGAGCCACCTGCTACATGAACAGCCTGCTACAGACGCTCTTCTTCACTAACCAGCTACGACGG GCGGTGTACATGATGCCGACAGAAGGCGACGACTCATCGAAGAGCGTCCCCCTGGCGCTGCAGAGGGTTTTCTACGAGCTGCAGCACAGCGACAAACCAGTCGGCACCAAGAAACTCACCAAGTCCTTCGG GTGGGAAACACTAGACAGCTTCATGCAGCACGACGTTCAGGAGCTGTGCAGAGTG CTCCTGGACAACGTGGAGAACAAGATGAAAGGCACATGTGTGGAGGGAACCATCCCCAAGCTCTTCAGAGGAAAGATGGTG tcttATATCCAGTGTAAACATGTGGACTACCGGTCTGAGCGAATAGAGGACTACTATGACATCCAGCTGAGcataaaaggaaagaagaaca TCTTTGAGTCTTTCAAAGACTACGTGGCGACCGAGCAGTTAGACGGAGACAACAAATACGACGCAGGAGAGCACGGCCTTCAG GAAGCTGAAAAGGGAGTGAAGTTCCTCACCTTCCCTCCCATCCTTCACCTGCAGCTGATGAGGTTCATGTAcgacccccagaccgaccaaaaCATCAAGATTAACGACCG gtTTGAGTTTCCCGATCAGTTACCTCTGGACGAGTTCCTCCAGAAGCCGGACTCCAAGGACCCGGCCAACTACATCCTCCACGCCGTGCTGGTGCACAGCGGCGATAACCACGGCGGTCACTACGTCGTCTATCTCAACCCCAAAGGAGACGGCAAA TGGTGTAAGTTCGATGATGACGTGGTGTCTCGATGCACCAAGGAGGAGGCCATCGAACACAACTACGGTGGCCATGATGACGACCTCTCAGTCCGTCACTGCACCAACGCCTACATGTTGGTTTACATCCGGGAGTCCAAGCTCA GTGAGGTTCTGCAGCCGATGACGGACGTGGACATTCCCCAGCAGCTGGTGGAGcgtctgcaggaggagaagagggtgGAGGCTCAGAAGAGGAAGGAGCGCCAAGAGGCTCACCTGTACATGCAGGTCCAG atggTGACAGAGGACCAGTTCTGTGGTCATCAGGGCAACGACATGTACGACGAGGAGAAGGTGAAATACACCGTCTTCAAGGTCCTGAAGAGCTCCACGCTGCAGGAGTTTGTCCAGAACTTGTCCCAGACCATG GGCTTCCCACAGGACCAGATGAGGCTGTGGCCCATGCAGGCTCGCAGCAACGGAACCAAGCGACCCGCCATGCTGGACTACGAGGCCGACTGCAACAAGTCG ATGATTAACTTGAGTGACAACGAGAATCCCTGGACAATATTTCTGGAGACGGTGGATCCAGAGATGGCCGCCAGCGGAGCCACATTACCCAAGTTTGACAAAGACC atgatgtcatgttgtttttgaAGATGTACGACCCCAAAACCAGAAGCTTAAATTATTGTGGACATATCTACACACCTATATCCTGCAAAATAA GAGATCTGCTGCCGGTCATGTGTGAGAGAGCAGGCTTCCAGCAGGAAACTAACCTTATCCTCTATGAG GAAGTAAAGCCCAACCTAACGGAGCGGATACAGGACTACGACGTCTCTCTGGACAAGGCCCTGGACGAGCTCATGGACGGGGACATCATTGTCTTCCAGAA GGACGACCCAGAGAACGACAGCAGTGAGCTGCCCACGGCCAAGGACTACTTCCGGGACCTGTACCACCGGGTGGACGTGATCTTCTGTGATAAGACCATCCACAACGACCCCGGCTTCGTGGTGACGCTGTCCAACAGGATGAACTACTTTCAG GTGGCGAAGACGGTGGCTCAGAGGCTGAACACGGACCCGATGCTGCTGCAGTTCTTCAAGTCCCAGGG GTACAGGGACGGTCCAGGGAATCCTCTCAGACACAACTATGAGGGAACGCTGCGGGAACTGCTGCAGTTCTTCAAGCCTCGGCAGCCCAAGAAGCTGTACTACCAGCAG TTAAAGATGAAGATAACAGACTTTGAGAACAGGAGGAGTTTTAAATCCATATGGCTCAACAGTCAGTTCAGAGAGGAG GAAATCACCCTGTACCCGGACAAACATGGCTGCGTGCGGGACCTGCTGGAGGAATGTAAAAAGGCCGTGGAGTTGTCTGAAAAAGGTTCTGAGAAGCTCAG GCTCTTAGAGATAGTAAGCTATAAAATCATCGGGGTTCATCAGGAGGACGAGCTGCTAGAATGTTTATCTCCTGCTGCCAGCCGCACCTTCAGAATAGAG GAGATTCCTCTGGACCAGGTGGACTTGGACAAAGACAGTGAGATGTTGATTCCTGTCGCTCATTTCCATAAAGAAGTGTTTGGCACCTTCGGGattcccttcctcctgaagaTCCgacag GGTGAGTCATTTCGGGAGGTGATGAGGAGGATCCAGAGCATGTTGGACATTCAGGAGAAGGAGTTTGAGAAG TTCAAGTTTGCCATAGTGATGATGGGGCGGCATCAGTACATCACTGAAGACGAGTACGAGGTCAACCTGAAGGACTTTGAACCACAGCCAG GTAACATGTCTCACCCGCGGCCCTGGCTCGGCCTGGACCACTTCAACAAAGCTCCAAAGAGAGGTCGCTACACCTACCTGGAGAAAGCAATCAAGATCCACAACTAG